A window of the Cicer arietinum cultivar CDC Frontier isolate Library 1 chromosome 6, Cicar.CDCFrontier_v2.0, whole genome shotgun sequence genome harbors these coding sequences:
- the LOC101504785 gene encoding uncharacterized protein isoform X1 produces MLFSFSVSKLLTLTRYAFSLSSIPNFLPISSSNTFLLSFSSHSRFNSNEFDVNHAVSSFHRMLSMNPTPSIVQFNRILTSFVKMKHYPTAISLSHLLEFNGIMPDIFTFNILINSYCHLGQMNFSFSILGKILKMGFQENTITLNTLMKGLCLNNKIREALHFHDHVVAKGFQLDQVSYGILINGLCKMGETRPVLQLLRRIDGKLANVVMYSTIIDSLCKDKSINDAYELYVEMIAKRISPNVITFNNLLYGFCIVGQLKEAFGLFHEMVLKNVNPNDYTFTILVDSLCKEGKAKEAMNVLAIMIKDGVKPNAVMYGALMNGYCLVNQVNKAIKIFNTLVHQGVVPSVRCYNIIINGLCKNKMVDEAMNLFKEMHNKMIVPDVVTYSTLIDGLCKSGKISYAWELVDEMHRIGLQVDVITYNSLLHALCKKNHLDQAIALVKKMKDQGIQPSMSTYNILIDGLCKGGRLKNAQVVFHDLLTKGYQLTVWTYNIMINGFCKDCLFDEALALLSRMEDNGCIPDFVSYETIIYALFDQDERDKAEKLLHEMISRGLLKKQN; encoded by the coding sequence ATGTTGTTTTCTTTCTCAGTTTCAAAGTTATTAACCCTAACAAGGTATGCTTTCTCTCTTTCTTCCATTCCCAATTTTCTTCCAATTTCTTCTTCAAACACTTTCCTTCTTTCATTCTCTTCTCATTCTCGTTTCAATTCCAACGAATTTGATGTTAATCATGCTGTTTCCTCATTCCATCGCATGCTCTCTATGAATCCTACCCCATCCATTGTTCAATTCAATagaattttaacttcttttgtTAAGATGAAGCATTATCCCACTGCTATTTCTCTTTCTCACCTATTGGAATTCAATGGAATTATGCctgatatttttacttttaatatctTGATTAATAGTTACTGCCACTTAGgtcaaatgaatttttcattttctatattGGGAAAGATTCTCAAGATGGGATTTCAGGAAAATACCATAACCTTGAATACTCTTATGAAAGGTCTTTGTCTTAACAATAAGATTCGGGAAGCTCTGCACTTTCATGATCATGTGGTGGCAAAGGGATTTCAGTTGGATCAAGTTAGTTATGGAATCTTGATCAATGGGTTGTGTAAAATGGGGGAAACAAGACCCGTGCTGCAATTGCTGAGACGAATTGATGGGAAATTGGCCAATGTGGTAATGTATAGCACTATCATTGATAGTTTGTGTAAAGATAAATCTATAAACGATGCTTACGAGTTGTATGTTGAGATGATTGCAAAGAGAATTTCTCCTAATGTTATCACTTTCAATAATCTATTATATGGATTTTGTATTGTTGGTCAATTGAAAGAAGCATTTGGTTTGTTCCATGAAATGGTATTGAAAAACGTCAACCCAAATGATTATACTTTTACTATATTGGTTGATTCCTTATGCAAGGAAGGAAAGGCCAAAGAAGCTATGAATGTGTTGGCTATAATGATAAAAGATGGTGTAAAACCGAACGCTGTAATGTATGGTGCTTTGATGAATGGGTATTGCTTAGTTAATCAAGTGAACAAGGCCATAAAAATATTCAACACTTTGGTGCACCAGGGAGTGGTGCCGAGTGTTCGGTGCTACAATATCATTATTAATGGATTGTGCAAGAATAAAATGGTGGACGAAGCCATGAACTTGTTTAAAGAAATGCATAATAAGATGATTGTTCCTGATGTAGTAACTTATAGTACCCTTATTGATGGTTTGTGTAAATCGGGGAAAATCTCTTATGCTTGGGAACTTGTTGATGAGATGCATCGTATAGGTCTGCAAGTTGATGTAATCACTTATAATTCTCTATTACATGCTTTGTGCAAAAAGAATCATCTTGACCAGGCAATTGCATTGGTTAAGAAAATGAAAGACCAAGGTATTCAGCCAAGTATGTCCACATACAATATATTGATTGATGGACTATGCAAAGGTGGAAGGCTTAAGAATGCACAAGTAGTGTTTCATGATCTTTTAACTAAAGGCTACCAACTAACTGTCTGGACATATAATATTATGATAAATGGGTTTTGTAAGGATTGCTTGTTTGACGAAGCACTTGCTTTGTTATCAAGAATGGAAGACAATGGTTGTATTCCTGATTTTGTAAGTTATGAAACAATTATTTATGCCCTCTTTGACCAAGATGAAAGAGATAAGGCAGAAAAACTTCTACATGAAATGATTTCTAGAGGTCTATTGAAAAAGCAAAACTAG
- the LOC101504785 gene encoding uncharacterized protein isoform X2: MNFSFSILGKILKMGFQENTITLNTLMKGLCLNNKIREALHFHDHVVAKGFQLDQVSYGILINGLCKMGETRPVLQLLRRIDGKLANVVMYSTIIDSLCKDKSINDAYELYVEMIAKRISPNVITFNNLLYGFCIVGQLKEAFGLFHEMVLKNVNPNDYTFTILVDSLCKEGKAKEAMNVLAIMIKDGVKPNAVMYGALMNGYCLVNQVNKAIKIFNTLVHQGVVPSVRCYNIIINGLCKNKMVDEAMNLFKEMHNKMIVPDVVTYSTLIDGLCKSGKISYAWELVDEMHRIGLQVDVITYNSLLHALCKKNHLDQAIALVKKMKDQGIQPSMSTYNILIDGLCKGGRLKNAQVVFHDLLTKGYQLTVWTYNIMINGFCKDCLFDEALALLSRMEDNGCIPDFVSYETIIYALFDQDERDKAEKLLHEMISRGLLKKQN; encoded by the coding sequence atgaatttttcattttctatattGGGAAAGATTCTCAAGATGGGATTTCAGGAAAATACCATAACCTTGAATACTCTTATGAAAGGTCTTTGTCTTAACAATAAGATTCGGGAAGCTCTGCACTTTCATGATCATGTGGTGGCAAAGGGATTTCAGTTGGATCAAGTTAGTTATGGAATCTTGATCAATGGGTTGTGTAAAATGGGGGAAACAAGACCCGTGCTGCAATTGCTGAGACGAATTGATGGGAAATTGGCCAATGTGGTAATGTATAGCACTATCATTGATAGTTTGTGTAAAGATAAATCTATAAACGATGCTTACGAGTTGTATGTTGAGATGATTGCAAAGAGAATTTCTCCTAATGTTATCACTTTCAATAATCTATTATATGGATTTTGTATTGTTGGTCAATTGAAAGAAGCATTTGGTTTGTTCCATGAAATGGTATTGAAAAACGTCAACCCAAATGATTATACTTTTACTATATTGGTTGATTCCTTATGCAAGGAAGGAAAGGCCAAAGAAGCTATGAATGTGTTGGCTATAATGATAAAAGATGGTGTAAAACCGAACGCTGTAATGTATGGTGCTTTGATGAATGGGTATTGCTTAGTTAATCAAGTGAACAAGGCCATAAAAATATTCAACACTTTGGTGCACCAGGGAGTGGTGCCGAGTGTTCGGTGCTACAATATCATTATTAATGGATTGTGCAAGAATAAAATGGTGGACGAAGCCATGAACTTGTTTAAAGAAATGCATAATAAGATGATTGTTCCTGATGTAGTAACTTATAGTACCCTTATTGATGGTTTGTGTAAATCGGGGAAAATCTCTTATGCTTGGGAACTTGTTGATGAGATGCATCGTATAGGTCTGCAAGTTGATGTAATCACTTATAATTCTCTATTACATGCTTTGTGCAAAAAGAATCATCTTGACCAGGCAATTGCATTGGTTAAGAAAATGAAAGACCAAGGTATTCAGCCAAGTATGTCCACATACAATATATTGATTGATGGACTATGCAAAGGTGGAAGGCTTAAGAATGCACAAGTAGTGTTTCATGATCTTTTAACTAAAGGCTACCAACTAACTGTCTGGACATATAATATTATGATAAATGGGTTTTGTAAGGATTGCTTGTTTGACGAAGCACTTGCTTTGTTATCAAGAATGGAAGACAATGGTTGTATTCCTGATTTTGTAAGTTATGAAACAATTATTTATGCCCTCTTTGACCAAGATGAAAGAGATAAGGCAGAAAAACTTCTACATGAAATGATTTCTAGAGGTCTATTGAAAAAGCAAAACTAG